A genomic region of Canis aureus isolate CA01 chromosome 16, VMU_Caureus_v.1.0, whole genome shotgun sequence contains the following coding sequences:
- the LOC144286911 gene encoding uncharacterized protein LOC144286911 isoform X3: protein MGASPGSLNISVSLARPSAPLAWVSAPQSIMSRLCLSLFFIFTWQPSWLLGQAAPLPAWARRTSGPRRSPEPPEPPEPWSSHSSELLHESLQALTHPAEAGGGFNNLRSSAPAQISAPPKQLTETLVPFLDTDSNGELPPETDQYLNDKPTLHERLLQVVPALGDENQAIVLPPPLKSKMKTGDEPEDHQSLEILAPPLDSQGLNQRKFFVSSPNLDKDLVQHRRLAKVVIGTPNQFANKELLEQLQDDYSDSGMDIIYPEENRPMDFPGGPDQPPELPEELEISSLLQETPAGPLQSTVEEPEPFVPGVEAQAKHPESPEETETPPLLQDALSQPPEILKEAGNSVSPQEAPAEPSSTPEVQQEASAQPTEAPEEVEPWTPQEAPAQPPEEKVPPQEVNVPSLSQNEAQRPKLHNVTVKPVDLALTVTVTQPPQHPKKAEPAILQEQPAQPPELSLGEVEPIPTQQEHPAQPLEHHEVKVAPPGHHQVQQLNLPNITVKPAGVQVTVTPEPTTEVGPLPVQRESVTQPSVPLNVEPFATQHEAPTLPPQSPEENEHLSFQQETPTESPESPTQEKPPTQQETPVQTPGEVKPSTTQQDTLAQDSQAPEEGESPSTQEEALAQLPGTQEEKEPSPPQQEAPAELPQIPEEGEPSSIQEESQDHHAQTPEKAKPSSTQQEAPTQYPQASEEGEPSPAQEEAPTQFPQILVKSGFPEQHPAPAENVEPYPDQQGVPTQTGDLPEETELSPSQQWSSSLPQMPVVGVEPSPVQPEHQAQPPESSTDIVAQPPVHHEVTSSRLGPGEAQHPMLPNITAKPVDLEVFITPVPTKFEHAPGQQEASAQAPVPPEQVEFSPAQSELLFQSPETLEDEFPPGQQELIVKTPDPPKEMEPTSAQQEAPAEPSEPHKEIEPSSNEYTVSAHSPGPTEDVKPPTQPEVPAQPPVPQQVPAISPEPRQEVEPSATQQESPAQSLELADKVEPLPVSQKTPSQLLQFPEKVESSPVLQEAPSLPLEPLKEVELSPAQQVAQTQPSELPEKLESFPILQQASTQSPEPHQESEPSPAQPPEPSKEVEPQLPVHNEMTVPPQGQDQAQRSSLPSVTAKPVDLEFTVPPEPSTTLQQTLAPPEDPEVTLPHPEHVEAQSPNLSEVTVQPLDLELTITPEPITEVETSTMQETPGPPLEPPDESVMQPPMYREVTVPTPGQDQARHLLLPNVTVQPLDLELTLTPEPTTKVEHSTTVSKTTVPPKDMEVTFAHQEQVQAQHPILTEVTVQPLDLGLTITSEFTKEIELPQPMQETPIQLPEPPKEVTVAQSPVYQEETIPTPGWDQIQHPSSPSVTVQPLDLELTVSPEPTTEVEHSTALKKTIAPPKDVEVTFAHLEQVLSRRPNLTKVTVQPLDLELTITPASTTEIEPSPTMPLELPKELVAQPSIYQEAAVPTSAQDQAQHLWSPNVTTQPLALELTISPKPTTEVEQSTTLHQTTAPPKDLEVTFPPSEQVQVQHSTLNKVKVKPLDLGLTITPEPTTETKPSPTMQETPTQPPEPPKEVVVQYPFHQEGTVPTLGQDQAPYPTLPSVTVHPVDMGLTMTSEPTTQVEGSTTTKTTTPPPKDLEMTLAHLEQIQRQHPNLTEVTVPPMDLEITVTAGSNMEVEPSPARQETPTQPPEPPKEVKVQYPFHQEVMSPTPSKGEVQHPESPSITFHNGGLGLTITPEPITEAKHSATTKKTTAPSPADLEVTLAHRERVQSQQPNLTKVTVPPMDLEITVSHQPESSESVLPPTTQPSVVHFAKYFPEKAYTTFTEQPEQSVTTNVNICELCTCKDETLSCTGFSPKQRLRRVPVPEPNTDNNTFTILNFQGNAISYIEENTWKPYRWTEKLILSENYLTELHKDSFEGLLSLQYLDLSCNKIQSIERRTFEPLPFLKFINVSCNVLTEVSFGTFQAWHGMQFLHKLILSHNPLTTVEDSYLFKLPALKYLDMGTTQVSLSTIESILMMTLELEKLILPSRMSCCLCQLKNNIEVVCKTVKLHCDGECLTNATRCDEKASIMNVEGSFMKVLKARKKSTSTELTIEPEKASSDKNGIGLSAFMNEQLDFNDESDVISALNYILPYFSEGNVEDVESTLLPFIKTLFSNVQDGDKPVGYLKNNTKSPSLEPGPNNSTYKNKLRKLSFLENLLDAEIQEKIDEVKKKEKTAMLIPPGILGPKFKKLETAQGQEKTLPKSKNLRKRWFRKNSVLKGPKDPQKRHYKEVDVQSTQGKQSAQSFVKNMAKERRLSGPSPRELEELHMAQRPRKLVGNSVHTESSFIKEHKAAASSFPKQNIMGKPSASTAPKSLPKVKTKSEDSTYPIVVLEDANARVREMEASRPVSHSGKKYIFHKIRSRIVQRTPKTKKSKKFRKKNSLSNRLMPAQRPPLPAVRSLIDSPSQEAISSSEKRIQENPFPELFTLSEPSKENTTVENTTAQNASEEIISPGSTTVSEQTPPEFTNRRNLSNTYSTTTRDNFVPTVKQTNETQWEYHNLVTDLPPKPTGFSVAKLSSAGDLFEIQLNQQLRSLIPNNDVRRLISHVIRTLKMDCSETNVQLACAKLISRTGLLMKLLSEQQEVKVSKAEWDTDQWKTENYINESTEAQSEQKEQKSSEIYSHRAAPVEDEEGGSRLFFNSLLHKRCSIQRENQGFFWRRRPLWLRDMYRPLNATRKKNMAQKLHDRDSSDEDEIFNKEPGEKGGAPVEKPRAADSAAEDLGEESDSELRTVIVLK from the exons ATGGGGGCGTCACCGGGCTCCCTGAACATTTCGGTTTCTCTGGCGAGACCGAGCGCCCCACTGGCTTGGGTCTCTGCTCCGCAGAGTATCATGTCCAGGCTttgcctctcccttttttttatttttacctggcAACCGTCGTGGTTGTTGGGCCAGGCAGCTCCGCTTCCCGCGTGGGCCCGTCGGACCTCCGGCCCTCGGAGATCCCCGGAACCCCCGGAACCCCCGGAACCCTGGTCTTCGCACTCTTCTGAACTCCTGCATGAATCGCTCCAGGCACTTACCCACCCCGCAGAGGCGGGGGGGGGCTTTAATAACTTGAGGTCCTCTGCTCCAGCCCAGATATCGGCCCCGCCTAAGCAGTTGACTGAGACTTTGGTTCCATTCCTGGACACGGATTCAAATGGTGAGCTGCCCCCAGAGACAGATCAGTATCTGAATGACAAGCCAACCCTGCACGAAAGGCTCTTACAAGTGGTTCCAGCGTTGGGTGATGAGAATCAGGCCATAGTTCTACCTCCTCCActcaaaagtaagatgaaaaCTGGAGATGAGCCAGAAGATCACCAGTCATTGGAAATACTTGCTCCACCTCTGGACAGTCAGGGTTTAAACCAAAGAAAGTTTTTTGTTTCATCCCCAAACCTGGACAAAGATCTAGTTCAGCATCGAAGGCTTGCCAAAGTTGTTATTGGAACTCCAAACCAATTTGCAAATAAAGAGCTCCTAGAACAACTGCAGGACGATTATTCAGATTCTGGTATGGATATCATATACCCTGAGGAAAACCGACCAATGGATTTCCCAGGGGGACCAGATCAACCCCCAGAGCTCCCTGAGGAGCTTGAAATTTCTTCACTCCTGCAGGAGACCCCTGCAGGACCTCTCCAGTCCACTGTAGAGGAACCTGAACCTTTTGTGCCTGGAGTGGAGGCCCAGGCCAAGCATCCAGAGTCCCCTGAAGAGACAGAAACACCTCCACTTCTTCAGGACGCTCTATCTCAGCCTCCAGAGATCCTTAAGGAAGCTGGAAATTCTGTAAGCCCACAGGAGGCCCCAGCTGAACCTTCAAGTACCCCTGAAGTCCAACAGGAAGCCTCAGCTCAACCTACAGAGGCACCTGAGGAAGTAGAACCTTGGACCCCTCAGGAGGCCCCAGCTCAGCCACCAGAGGAGAAGGTACCACCTCAGGAGGTAAATGTGCCATCTCTGAGTCAGAATGAAGCTCAGCGGCCAAAATTACACAATGTCACTGTTAAACCTGTAGATTTGGCACTTACTGTAACTGTGACTCAGCCTCCACAGCACCCCAAGAAGGCTGAGCCTGCAATCCTGCAAGAACAACCAGCTCAGCCACCAGAGCTGTCTTTGGGGGAGGTGGAACCTATTCCAACCCAGCAGGAGCACCCAGCTCAACCTCTAGAGCATCATGAGGTGAAAGTTGCACCTCCAGGTCACCATCAGGTTCAACAGTTAAACCTGCCCAATATCACTGTTAAACCTGCAGGCGTGCAGGTTACTGTAACACCAGAACCCACTACAGAGGTGGGACCTTTGCCAGTTCAACGTGAGTCTGTCACTCAGCCCTCTGTGCCCCTTAATGTGGAACCTTTTGCAACCCAGCATGAAGCCCCAACTCTGCCTCCACAGTCCCCTGAGGAGAATGAACATTTGTCATTTCAACAGGAGACTCCAACTGAGTCCCCAGAATCTCCCACACAGGAGAAACCTCCAACACAGCAGGAGACCCCTGTTCAGACCCCTGGAGAGGTTAAACCTTCCACAACCCAGCAGGACACCCTGGCTCAGGATTCACAGGCTCCTGAGGAGGGTGAATCACCTTCAACCCAGGAGGAGGCCCTGGCTCAACTTCCAGGGACTCAGGAAGAGAAGGAACCTTCTCCACCCCAGCAGGAGGCCCCTGCTGAGCTTCCACAAATCCCTGAGGAGGGTGAACCTTCCTCAATACAGGAGGAGAGCCAGGATCATCATGCACAGACTCCTGAGAAAGCTAAACCTTCTTCAACCCAGCAGGAGGCCCCAACCCAGTATCCACAGGCCTCTGAGGAGGGAGAACCATCTCCAGCTCAGGAAGAGGCTCCCACTCAATTTCCACAAATTCTTGTGAAGAGTGGGTTTCCAGAACAACATCCAGCCCCTGCTGAAAATGTTGAACCTTATCCAGATCAGCAGGGAGTACCAACACAGACTGGAGATCTTCCTGAAGAAACTGAACTTTCTCCAAGCCAGCAGTGGAGCTCATCTCTGCCTCAGATGCCTGTCGTAGGTGTAGAACCTTCTCCAGTCCAGCCTGAGCACCAGGCTCAGCCTCCAGAGTCCTCTACAGATATTGTAGCTCAGCCTCCAGTACATCATGAGGTGACATCCTCACgtctaggtcctggtgaagctCAGCATCCAATGTTGCCCAATATCACAGCAAAACCTGTAGATCTGGAGGTTTTCATAACTCCAGTGCCCACTAAGTTTGAACATGCTccagggcagcaggaggcctCTGCTCAAGCTCCAGTTCCCCCTGAGCAGGTTGAATTTTCTCCAGCCCAGTCCGAGCTTCTTTTCCAGTCTCCAGAGACCCTTGAAGATGAATTTCCTCCAGGCCAACAAGAACTCATAGTAAAGACTCCAGACCCTCCTAAGGAGATGGAACCTACTTCAGCCCAACAGGAGGCCCCAGCTGAGCCATCAGAGCCCCATAAGGAGATTGAACCATCTTCAAATGAGTACACAGTCTCAGCTCATTCTCCAGGGCCCACTGAAGACGTCAAGCCTCCAACCCAACCAGAGGTTCCAGCTCAGCCTCCTGTTCCCCAGCAGGTCCCAGCTATATCTCCTGAGCCCCGACAGGAGGTAGAGCCTTCTGCCACACAACAGGAATCCCCAGCCCAGTCTTTAGAACTTGCTGACAAAGTGGAACCTCTTCCAGTCTCTCAAAAGACCCCTTCTCAGCTTCTACAGTTTCCTGAGAAGGTGGAATCCTCTCCAGTCCTGCAAGAAGCTCCATCTCTACCTCTAGAGCCCCTTAAGGAGGTAGAACTTTCTCCAGCCCAACAGGTGGCACAGACTCAGCCTTCAGAGCTCCCTGAGAAGCTAGAGTCATTTCCAATTCTGCAGCAGGCTTCAACTCAGTCTCCAGAGCCCCATCAAGAGTCAGAACCTTCTCCAGCTCAGCCTCCAGAGCCATCTAAGGAGGTTGAACCACAACTTCCAGTCCATAACGAGATGACAGTTCCACCTCAAGGACAAGATCAAGCTCAGCGTTCAAGCTTGCCCAGTGTCACTGCTAAACCTGTTGACTTGGAGTTTACTGTACCTCCAGAGCCTTCTACAACCCTGCAGCAGACTCTAGCTCCTCCAGAGGATCCAGAGGTGACACTTCCACATCCAGAACATGTTGAGGCTCAGAGTCCAAATTTGTCTGAAGTCACAGTTCAACCTTTAGATCTGGAGCTTACCATAACACCAGAACCCATTACAGAGGTTGAAACTTCAACCATGCAAGAGACTCCAGGTCCTCCTTTAGAGCCACCTGACGAGTCTGTAATGCAGCCTCCCATGTATCGGGAGGTGACAGTTCCAACTCCAGGTCAGGATCAAGCTCGGCATCTATTGTTACCCAATGTAACGGTTCAGCCTTTGGACTTGGAGCTTACCCTAACTCCAGAACCCACCACAAAAGTTGAACATTCTACAACCGTGAGTAAAACTACTGTTCCTCCAAAGGACATGGAAGTGACATTTGCACATCAAGAGCAGGTTCAAGCTCAGCATCCAATCTTGACTGAAGTCACAGTTCAGCCTTTGGACCTGGGGCTTACCATAACTTCAGAATTCACTAAGGAGATTGAACTTCCTCAACCTATGCAGGAGACTCCAATCCAGCTTCCAGAGCCACCTAAGGAGGTTACTGTAGCTCAATCTCCAGTATATCAGGAGGAGACCATTCCAACACCAGGTTGGGATCAAATTCAGCATCCATCATCACCCAGTGTAACAGTTCAACCTTTGGACCTGGAGCTTACTGTAAGTCCAGAACCCACTACAGAAGTTGAACATTCTACAGCCCTGAAAAAGACTATAGCTCCTCCAAAAGACGTGGAGGTGACATTTGCACATCTCGAGCAGGTTCTGTCTCGCCGTCCAAACTTGACTAAGGTCACAGTTCAACCTTTGGACCTGGAACTTACCATAACTCCAGCATCCACTACAGAGATTGAACCTTCTCCAACCATGCCTCTAGAGCTGCCTAAGGAACTTGTAGCTCAACCTTCCATATATCAAGAGGCAGCAGTTCCAACGTCAGCTCAGGATCAAGCTCAGCACCTGTGGTCACCAAATGTGACAACACAACCTTTGGCCCTAGAGCTTACCATAAGTCCAAAACCCACTACAGAGGTTGAACAGTCTACAACTCTGCATCAGACTACAGCTCCTCCAAAGGACCTTGAGGTGACATTTCCACCATCAGAGCAGGTTCAGGTTCAGCATTCAACCTTAAATAAAGTCAAAGTTAAACCTTTGGACTTGGGGCTTACCATAACTCCAGAACCTACTACAGAGACCAAACCTTCTCCAACCATGCAAGAGACCCCAACTCAGCCTCCAGAGCCACCTAAGGAGGTTGTAGTTCAATATCCATTCCATCAGGAGGGGACAGTTCCAACCCTAGGTCAGGATCAAGCTCCGTATCCAACTTTACCCAGTGTCACAGTTCATCCTGTGGACATGGGACTTACCATGACTTCAGAACCTACTACCCAGGTTGAAGGTTCTACAACCACCAAGACTACAACTCCCCCTCCAAAGGACCTTGAGATGACGCTTGCGCATCTCGAGCAGATTCAGAGGCAACATCCAAACCTGACTGAAGTCACTGTTCCACCTATGGACCTGGAAATTACTGTAACTGCAGGATCCAATATGGAAGTTGAACCTTCTCCAGCCAGGCAAGAGACCCCAACTCAGCCTCCAGAGCCACCTAAGGAGGTTAAAGTTCAATATCCATTTCATCAGGAAGTGATGAGTCCAACTCCAAGTAAGGGTGAAGTCCAGCATCCAGAATCACCCAGCATCACATTTCATAATGGGGGCTTGGGGCTTACCATTACTCCAGAACCTATTACAGAGGCTAAACATTCTGCAACCACGAAGAAGACTACAGCTCCTTCTCCAGCGGACCTTGAGGTGACACTTGCACATCGAGAGCGTGTTCAGAGTCAACAGCCAAACCTGACTAAAGTCACTGTTCCACCTATGGACTTGGAAATTACTGTAAGTCACCAACCAGAGTCATCTGAGTCGGTTCTCCCCCCAACGACTCAGCCCTCAGTGGTGCATTTTGCAAAATACTTCCCAGAAAAGGCATATACAACTTTCACTGAGCAGCCAGAACAGAGTGTTACCACAAATGTCAACATATGTGAGCTCTGTACCTGCAAAGATGAGACGCTATCGTGTACTGGTTTCAGCCCAAAGCAGAGGCTCCGCAGAGTGCCTGTGCCAGAGCCCAACACGGACAACAACACCTTCACCATCTT AAATTTCCAAGGAAACGCTATTTCTTACATTGAGGAGAATACATGGAAGCCATACCGTTGGACTGAGAAATT aattctcAGTGAAAATTATTTGACTGAATTACATAAGGACTCATTTGAAGGCCTGCTATCCCTACAGTATTT AGATTTATCCTGCAATAAGATACAATCTATTGAAAGACGGACATTTGAACCACTACCTTTTTTGAAGTTTAT aaatgttAGTTGCAATGTACTGACAGAAGTGAGCTTTGGAACATTTCAGGCCTGGCATGGAATGCAGTTTTTACATAAGCt AATTCTCAGTCATAACCCTCTGACAACTGTTGAAgattcatatctttttaaattgccagcattaaaatattt AGACATGGGAACAACACAGGTGTCACTTTCAACAATTGAGAGCATTCTCATGATGACCCTTGAATTGGAAAAACT GATATTACCTAGCCGTATGTCCTGTTGTCTCTGCCAACTCAAAAATAATATTGAGGTTGTTTGCAAGACAGTCAAGCTGCATTGTGACGGTGAATGTTTGACAAATGCCACACGTTGTG ATGAAAAAGCATCTATAATGAATGTAGAAGGATCATTCATGAAGGTATTAAAAGCCCGGAAGAAGAGTACCAGTACTGAGCTGACAATTGAGCCAGAGAAGGCATCCTCAGACAAAAATGGCATCGGTCTGTCAGCCTTTATGAATGAGCAGTTAGACTTTAATGATGAAAGTGATGTTATCAGTGCGCTGAATTACATATTACCTTATTTCTCAGAGGGAAATGTAGAAGATGTAGAATCAACATTACTACCATTCATTAAAACTCTGTTTTCAAATGTTCAAGATGGAGACAAGCCTGTGGGTTACttgaaaaacaacacaaagaGCCCTTCTCTTGAACCTGGACCCAACAATTcaacttacaaaaataaactgaggaaACTCTCTTTCCTGGAAAATTTGTTAGAtgcagaaattcaagaaaaaattgatgaggtaaaaaagaaagaaaaaactgccatGCTTATACCTCCCGGGATTTTAGGTCCCAAATTTAAGAAATTGGAAACTGCCCAAGGACAGGAAAAGACCCTTCCCAAGTCTAAGAATTTACGGAAGAGGTGGTTTAGAAAAAACAGTGTTCTCAAGGGCCCCAAGGACCCACAGAAAAGGCACTACAAGGAAGTGGACGTTCAGAGCACCCAAGGGAAACAGAGTGCCCAGTCATTTGTGAAGAACATGGCCAAAGAAAGAAGGCTCAGTGGACCATCCCCAAGGGAGCTGGAGGAGCTTCACATGGCCCAGAGGCCCAGGAAATTAGTGGGAAACTCCGTCCACACAGAGTCTTCATTCATAAAGGAGCACAAGGCAGCAGCCTCTTCTTTCCCGAAGCAAAACATAATGGGCAAGCCTTCTGCCTCCACTGCTCCAAAATCCCTACCTAAGGTGAAAACCAAATCAGAAGACTCAACCTACCCCATTGTTGTTTTAGAAGATGCGAATGCTAGAGTTAGGGAAATGGAGGCTTCCAGACCAGTCTCGCATtctggaaaaaagtatattttccataaaattcgCTCACGTATAGTCCAAAGAACACCCAagaccaaaaaaagtaaaaagttcagaaagaaaaactcactCTCGAATAGATTGATGCCTGCACAGAGGCCTCCATTGCCTGCCGTCAGGAGCCTCATCGATTCCCCTTCACAGGAGGCTATTTCATCTTCAGAAAAACGAATTCAGGAAAATCCTTTTCCAGAATTATTTACTCTTTCAGAACCTTCTAAAGAAAACACTACTGTAGAAAACACTACTGCACAGAATGCttctgaagaaattatttctcCAGGAAGCACTACTGTATCAGAACAAACTCCCCCTGAATTCACAAACCGTAGGAATCTTTCCAATACATATTCTACTACCACCAGAGACAACTTTGTGCCGACTGTTAAACAAACCAATGAAACACAATGGGAATACCACAACTTGGTCACTGACTTGCCCCCAAAGCCCACAGGCTTCAGTGTTGCAAAGCTCTCATCCGCAGGTGATCTATTTGAAATTCAGCTAAACCAGCAGCTACGGTCCCTCATCCCGAATAATGACGTGAGAAGGCTCATTTCTCATGTTATCCGGACTTTGAAAATGGACTGCTCTGAGACCAATGTGCAACTGGCCTGTGCCAAGCTTATCTCCAGAACAGGCCTCCTGATGAAGCTTCTCAGCGAGCAGCAGGAAGTAAAGGTGTCCAAGGCAGAGTGGGATACAGACCAATGGAAGACTGAGAACTATATCAATGAGAGCACAGAAGCCCAGAGTGAACAGAAAGAGCAGAAGTCAAGTGAG